One region of Anaerolineae bacterium genomic DNA includes:
- the purF gene encoding amidophosphoribosyltransferase, with translation MDAIWTPVDDALDRPHEACGVFGIYAPGMDVARITFFALYALQHRGQESAGIATSDGRAAYIHKGMGLVAQVFNEDNLRPLKGHLAIGHNRYSTTGSSHIRNAQPYLIETIHGPLGVGHNGNLTNALTLRRRLLERGVGLSSSSDSEVITQMLAAPPPGGEPNGPDWEARIAAFMAQAEGAYSLVILTRDAVFAVRDPLGLRPLCLGELSSDNGTLGFVVASESCALGTIGARYLREVRPGEIVRLDSTGMHSIQGRPPAPRSALCVFEYVYFARPDSILEEQVVHRVRQRLGEELAREAPADADVVVGVPDSATPAAIGYARASGIPYSEGLIKNRYIGRTFIQPDDRLRRAGVHLKYNPLPANLGGKRVVLVDDSIVRGNTAGPLVRLLREGGATEVHVRVSSPPVRHPCFMGVDMATYDELIASSKTVEEIRRHIGADSLAYLSHEGLMRAVVAEIGEDRGHCSACFTGRYPIRLEEWWALKAQEKLAFEEVWGM, from the coding sequence ATGGATGCAATCTGGACTCCCGTAGACGATGCGCTGGATCGGCCCCATGAGGCGTGTGGGGTGTTCGGCATTTACGCGCCAGGCATGGACGTGGCACGCATCACGTTCTTCGCCCTGTACGCATTGCAGCATCGGGGCCAGGAGAGCGCTGGCATTGCGACCAGCGATGGCCGGGCTGCTTATATCCACAAAGGGATGGGGCTGGTCGCCCAGGTCTTTAACGAGGATAACTTGCGCCCGTTGAAGGGGCATTTGGCCATCGGCCACAATCGCTACTCGACTACCGGATCGTCACACATCCGCAACGCGCAGCCCTATCTGATCGAGACCATTCACGGGCCGCTGGGCGTTGGTCACAACGGCAACCTGACCAACGCGCTCACACTACGCCGTCGGCTATTGGAGCGCGGCGTAGGGCTGAGTTCGTCCAGCGACAGCGAGGTGATCACGCAAATGTTGGCCGCGCCGCCACCAGGCGGCGAGCCCAACGGCCCTGATTGGGAAGCGCGCATCGCTGCCTTCATGGCCCAGGCTGAAGGGGCGTACTCGCTGGTTATCCTGACGCGCGACGCGGTTTTCGCCGTGCGGGACCCGCTGGGCTTACGGCCTTTGTGCCTGGGCGAGCTGTCGAGCGATAACGGCACGCTGGGCTTCGTAGTTGCCTCTGAGTCATGCGCGTTGGGTACGATCGGGGCTCGCTACTTGCGGGAGGTGCGGCCCGGGGAGATCGTGCGGCTGGATAGTACAGGGATGCACTCGATTCAGGGACGGCCGCCGGCCCCACGATCGGCGCTGTGCGTGTTCGAGTACGTCTACTTCGCCCGTCCCGACTCGATCTTAGAAGAACAAGTTGTCCACCGCGTGCGGCAGCGGCTAGGCGAGGAGCTAGCGCGTGAAGCCCCAGCCGACGCCGACGTGGTAGTAGGCGTGCCCGACTCGGCGACACCAGCGGCTATCGGCTATGCGCGCGCCTCGGGCATCCCCTACAGCGAGGGGCTGATCAAGAATCGGTATATCGGCCGCACGTTCATCCAGCCGGATGACCGCCTGCGGCGGGCAGGCGTGCATCTGAAATACAACCCGTTGCCGGCTAACCTGGGGGGCAAGCGGGTGGTGCTGGTAGACGACTCCATCGTGCGAGGGAACACGGCTGGCCCATTGGTGCGCCTGCTGCGAGAAGGAGGTGCAACAGAAGTGCATGTGCGCGTCTCCTCGCCGCCGGTGCGCCACCCTTGCTTCATGGGCGTGGACATGGCGACCTACGACGAGCTGATCGCGTCCAGTAAAACGGTGGAGGAGATCCGACGGCACATCGGCGCCGACAGCTTAGCGTACCTCTCCCACGAAGGGCTGATGCGCGCCGTGGTCGCTGAAATCGGCGAGGATCGCGGGCATTGCAGTGCCTGCTTCACCGGCCGCTATCCCATCCGGCTGGAGGAATGGTGGGCCCTCAAGGCGCAAGAAAAGTTGGCTTTTGAGGAAGTATGGGGAATGTAG
- the nadD gene encoding nicotinate-nucleotide adenylyltransferase, with protein sequence MRIGILGGTFDPPHIGHLILAEEAWFQLKLDRVLLVPAGDPPHKRGLPLSPAFHRVRMVELAIADNPHFELSRVDVDRPGPHYTIDMVNLLRQQFPADTELYFLMGLDCLTELPHWHRAVELVATCHLVALSRPDVHLDWEYLESKLPGIRQRVVLLNMPKVEIASHVLQQRIRQGWPIRYQVLPAVEAYIRHHNLYR encoded by the coding sequence ATGCGTATCGGCATCCTGGGTGGCACATTTGACCCCCCCCACATTGGCCATTTGATTCTGGCTGAGGAGGCGTGGTTTCAGTTAAAGCTGGATCGGGTTCTCCTGGTGCCGGCGGGCGATCCTCCGCACAAACGTGGGTTGCCCCTGTCGCCGGCATTTCATCGTGTACGGATGGTGGAATTGGCCATCGCGGACAATCCCCACTTCGAGCTCTCCCGAGTGGATGTGGATCGCCCGGGGCCTCATTACACGATCGACATGGTGAACCTGTTGCGTCAGCAATTCCCAGCCGATACCGAGCTGTATTTCTTGATGGGCTTGGACTGTCTCACCGAGTTGCCGCATTGGCATCGCGCTGTGGAGTTGGTGGCGACTTGTCATCTAGTTGCCTTAAGCCGTCCAGATGTCCACTTAGACTGGGAGTACCTGGAATCAAAGCTGCCAGGCATTCGACAACGTGTGGTTCTGCTGAATATGCCCAAGGTGGAGATCGCCTCCCACGTTTTGCAGCAACGTATACGACAAGGGTGGCCTATCCGCTATCAGGTATTGCCAGCCGTCGAAGCGTATATCCGTCACCATAACCTTTACCGCTAA
- the purH gene encoding bifunctional phosphoribosylaminoimidazolecarboxamide formyltransferase/IMP cyclohydrolase yields MTTKRRALLSVYDKTGLVELGRGLAELSFELIASGGTARALSQAGLPVIPVDEVTGFPEILGGRVKTLHPAIHGGILARRTPEHLAELSAHGIEPIDLVVCNLYPFVETVSRPGVTEAQAIEEIDIGGVTLLRAAAKNFESVTVVCDPADYEGILAALRMGEIPLDERRRLALKAFRHTAAYDAAIATWLTGRVERDEPLPCALNLAAERVQSLRYGENPHQQGALYRWAGCPPLFEQLQGKELSYNNIVDLEAAWAMSQEFAEPTVAIIKHTNPSGLASADTLVEAYRLALACDPVSAFGSIIAVNREVDRALVEEIGSLFVEVLVAPSYTPEALEWLAQHKKNCRVIVARPGGENDLVLRSVRGGLLAQTPDLRGVDESTWRVVTKREPTAAERRSLAFAWLAVKHVKSNAIVFVQGTATVGVGAGQMNRVDSVYLAARRAGDRAKGAVMGSDAFFPFPDGIEVAAAAGVTACIQPGGSVRDDEVIAAADRWGMAMIFTGERHFRH; encoded by the coding sequence TTGACAACGAAACGACGCGCGCTCTTGAGTGTATATGACAAGACAGGGCTGGTCGAATTGGGCCGTGGCCTGGCGGAGCTAAGCTTTGAGTTGATCGCATCCGGGGGAACGGCGAGGGCGCTCAGCCAGGCAGGGTTACCTGTGATCCCGGTGGACGAGGTCACGGGCTTTCCAGAGATTCTGGGCGGCCGCGTGAAGACGTTGCACCCAGCGATCCATGGCGGCATCTTGGCCCGGCGCACACCGGAGCATCTGGCTGAGCTCTCAGCGCATGGGATCGAGCCAATTGATCTAGTGGTCTGCAACTTGTATCCCTTCGTGGAGACGGTGAGCCGGCCCGGCGTGACCGAGGCCCAGGCCATCGAGGAGATTGACATCGGCGGGGTAACGCTGCTGCGGGCGGCTGCCAAGAATTTCGAGTCGGTGACAGTGGTGTGCGATCCTGCTGATTACGAAGGGATATTGGCGGCGTTGCGGATGGGGGAGATCCCGCTGGACGAACGACGACGGTTGGCCTTGAAGGCGTTCCGTCACACGGCGGCCTATGATGCCGCCATCGCCACCTGGTTGACGGGACGCGTTGAGCGTGATGAGCCGTTGCCTTGCGCGCTCAACCTGGCGGCTGAGCGGGTGCAGTCGCTCCGCTACGGCGAGAACCCCCATCAGCAAGGCGCGCTGTATCGCTGGGCTGGCTGCCCGCCCCTCTTCGAGCAATTGCAGGGCAAAGAGCTGAGCTACAACAACATCGTGGACCTGGAGGCTGCTTGGGCCATGTCCCAGGAGTTCGCCGAGCCCACGGTTGCCATCATTAAGCACACCAACCCCAGCGGCCTGGCGTCTGCAGACACATTGGTCGAGGCCTATCGGCTGGCGTTGGCGTGCGATCCGGTCTCCGCTTTTGGCTCGATTATCGCTGTGAACCGAGAGGTAGATCGGGCCCTGGTAGAGGAGATCGGCTCCTTGTTTGTGGAAGTGCTGGTTGCTCCATCGTACACGCCTGAGGCGCTGGAATGGCTGGCGCAGCACAAGAAGAATTGTCGGGTGATTGTGGCGAGGCCGGGTGGCGAAAACGATCTGGTCTTGCGGTCGGTACGAGGGGGATTGTTGGCGCAGACACCCGACCTGCGCGGCGTAGACGAGAGCACCTGGCGGGTGGTGACGAAGCGTGAGCCGACCGCGGCCGAGCGCAGGAGCCTGGCCTTTGCCTGGCTGGCTGTGAAGCATGTGAAGTCGAACGCCATCGTCTTTGTGCAGGGGACGGCCACGGTAGGGGTAGGGGCAGGTCAGATGAACCGAGTGGATTCCGTCTACCTAGCGGCGCGCCGGGCCGGCGATCGGGCGAAGGGAGCCGTCATGGGCTCGGATGCGTTCTTCCCGTTCCCCGATGGGATTGAAGTAGCGGCGGCAGCGGGGGTGACCGCTTGCATCCAGCCAGGCGGCTCGGTTCGCGATGACGAGGTGATTGCAGCGGCGGACCGCTGGGGGATGGCGATGATCTTCACTGGCGAGCGGCACTTCCGGCATTAA
- a CDS encoding AIR carboxylase family protein, whose product MGSRSDLSHAQAIAGALQALGIQCEIRVASAHKVTRYLLDMLAAYEADPQPKVYITVAGRSNALSGVVDANVTAPVIACPPYSDRFGGADLFSSLRMPSGVAPAVVLEPAAAALLAAKILALADPALRERIVQARREAAQQVIEDDESLRKGVRSEA is encoded by the coding sequence ATGGGATCACGGTCAGATCTATCACACGCGCAGGCCATCGCCGGCGCGCTGCAGGCGTTGGGCATCCAGTGCGAGATCCGGGTGGCTTCGGCGCACAAGGTGACGCGCTATCTGCTCGACATGCTGGCCGCGTACGAAGCTGACCCTCAACCGAAGGTGTATATCACCGTGGCCGGCCGTTCCAACGCGTTGAGCGGGGTGGTGGACGCCAACGTGACGGCGCCGGTGATCGCCTGCCCACCGTACTCGGATCGCTTTGGGGGGGCGGATCTCTTCTCGTCGCTGCGGATGCCCTCGGGGGTGGCGCCCGCGGTGGTGTTGGAGCCGGCCGCCGCAGCATTGCTAGCCGCCAAGATCTTGGCGCTGGCCGATCCAGCTCTACGCGAGCGGATCGTGCAGGCGCGGCGGGAGGCGGCTCAACAGGTTATCGAAGATGACGAAAGTCTGCGTAAAGGAGTAAGAAGTGAAGCGTAA
- a CDS encoding phosphatidylglycerol lysyltransferase domain-containing protein — MPDVSFSSLRRVRSFIAEVRSCTGKRSVQIAALLTGLMGFINVLSSVTPSLADRLELLRRFLPLVVRHGSHFATTIAGFALLLLARGLWRRKHIAWQLTFVTLVVSAFGHLLKGLDYEEATLAIALASWLLVLRRHFHARSDPPSVRQGLHALAAALLFTLVYGMVGFYLLDRHFSVSFSFGTALKQTVTMLIQFYDPGLQPITGFGQYFADSIYMVGATTLGYSLFMMLRPVLVRRPATHQERVRAKAIVKAWGRSSLAHFTLLDDKSYYFSAGGSMIAYVVKGRIALALGDPIGPEPDIAATITGFQAYCAQNDWQPAFYQTMPDYLDLYRAAGLHILCIGYEGIVDLRAFSLEGKAGKTLRSSVNRLSRLGYRAELYEPPLSDDLLRELRKISDEWLTMIKGVEKRFSVGWFEEGYIRNNPVITVCAPDGHICAFANILSAPQRSEITVDLMRRRREAEPGTMDFLFVSLFQWAQERGYMTFSLGLSALSGLGERADDPAIERALHYIYEHINLFYNFKGIHTFKEKFHPRWAPRYLIYPGPTSLPAVALALVRADSGDVSIWEYITRLLH, encoded by the coding sequence ATGCCGGATGTGTCCTTTTCTTCTTTGCGGCGAGTCCGATCTTTCATTGCCGAGGTGCGCTCGTGTACCGGTAAACGGAGCGTACAAATCGCAGCCTTGCTCACCGGGCTAATGGGCTTTATCAATGTGCTGTCATCGGTTACCCCTTCGCTCGCTGACCGTTTAGAGTTGCTCCGGCGATTTCTGCCATTGGTGGTGCGCCATGGCAGTCACTTCGCCACGACGATAGCGGGATTTGCACTACTACTGTTGGCGCGCGGCCTTTGGCGACGCAAGCATATAGCATGGCAGCTTACCTTTGTTACCTTAGTTGTTTCAGCATTCGGCCATCTACTCAAGGGCTTGGACTACGAGGAAGCGACCTTAGCCATCGCGCTGGCGAGTTGGCTGTTGGTCTTGCGTAGACACTTTCACGCGCGTTCGGACCCTCCTTCCGTACGGCAAGGCCTGCACGCATTAGCCGCTGCCTTACTCTTCACTTTGGTGTATGGCATGGTGGGCTTTTATCTGTTGGATCGGCACTTTAGTGTGAGCTTCAGCTTTGGCACCGCGCTTAAACAAACAGTAACCATGCTCATCCAGTTCTATGATCCTGGCTTGCAGCCGATCACAGGATTCGGCCAATACTTTGCCGATTCGATCTATATGGTGGGCGCCACGACGCTTGGTTATTCTCTGTTCATGATGTTGCGGCCTGTCTTGGTGCGGAGGCCTGCTACCCATCAAGAGCGAGTGCGAGCGAAGGCCATCGTGAAGGCATGGGGACGTTCCTCACTAGCTCACTTTACTCTCTTGGATGACAAGTCCTATTACTTCAGCGCTGGTGGCTCGATGATAGCTTATGTGGTGAAAGGTCGTATCGCGCTGGCACTAGGCGATCCCATCGGCCCAGAGCCGGATATCGCGGCCACTATTACTGGATTTCAGGCTTATTGCGCCCAAAACGATTGGCAGCCTGCCTTTTATCAAACCATGCCTGATTACCTTGATTTGTACCGAGCAGCGGGTCTTCATATACTCTGCATTGGATATGAAGGGATCGTAGATTTGAGGGCTTTCTCGTTAGAGGGGAAAGCCGGTAAGACGCTGCGTAGTTCAGTGAACCGTCTAAGCCGTCTTGGCTATCGAGCTGAGCTGTACGAGCCACCGTTATCTGACGATCTGCTACGTGAATTGCGGAAGATCAGCGACGAATGGTTGACGATGATCAAAGGGGTGGAGAAACGCTTCTCGGTGGGCTGGTTTGAGGAAGGGTACATTCGCAACAACCCAGTGATTACCGTTTGCGCTCCGGATGGGCATATTTGCGCTTTTGCGAACATCCTCTCGGCACCTCAACGCTCTGAGATCACAGTTGACCTGATGCGCCGTCGCCGGGAGGCAGAGCCGGGCACCATGGATTTCCTGTTTGTTTCGCTGTTCCAATGGGCGCAAGAACGAGGATATATGACTTTTAGTTTGGGGCTCAGCGCCCTCTCTGGCTTAGGCGAACGCGCCGACGATCCCGCCATAGAGCGGGCTTTACACTACATCTACGAACACATCAACCTGTTCTATAACTTTAAGGGAATCCATACGTTCAAGGAGAAATTCCATCCGCGATGGGCTCCTCGTTATTTGATCTATCCAGGGCCAACTAGCTTGCCTGCAGTTGCGCTGGCCTTGGTTCGGGCCGATTCTGGAGATGTCTCCATATGGGAGTACATTACACGACTCTTACACTGA
- the purN gene encoding phosphoribosylglycinamide formyltransferase, with protein sequence MAESLRLAVFISGYGSNLQAIIDAIRAGELNAQIVVVVSNRRDAYGLVRAERAGIPTLYFPLKPYRDAGRSREEYDADLAQRVAEYAPDLIVLAGWMHVLSPAFLDRFPGRVLNLHPALPGQFPGTHAIQRAYEAFQRGEIDRTGVMVHWVVPEVDAGPVVAVSEVPIYPADTLDDLEARVHATEHRLLVGAIRHFEAMRQRG encoded by the coding sequence ATGGCTGAAAGTTTGCGATTGGCAGTTTTCATCTCCGGCTATGGCTCTAATCTACAGGCGATCATAGATGCCATTCGGGCAGGGGAGTTAAACGCCCAGATCGTCGTGGTTGTGTCCAATCGCCGCGATGCCTACGGCCTGGTGCGGGCGGAGCGGGCCGGCATTCCCACGCTCTATTTTCCACTGAAGCCGTATCGGGACGCGGGACGTTCGCGGGAGGAATATGATGCCGACCTGGCCCAGCGGGTGGCGGAATACGCGCCAGATTTGATCGTGTTGGCCGGCTGGATGCATGTGCTCAGCCCGGCGTTCCTGGACCGTTTCCCTGGTCGTGTGCTGAACCTGCATCCTGCGCTGCCTGGTCAGTTCCCTGGCACCCATGCCATCCAGCGCGCTTATGAGGCGTTCCAGCGAGGCGAGATCGATCGCACCGGCGTAATGGTGCACTGGGTCGTACCGGAGGTGGACGCCGGCCCGGTTGTCGCCGTGTCCGAGGTGCCCATCTATCCGGCGGACACGCTGGACGACTTGGAAGCGCGGGTTCACGCTACAGAGCACCGGCTGTTGGTGGGGGCTATTCGCCACTTCGAGGCGATGAGACAGCGAGGATAA
- the nfi gene encoding deoxyribonuclease V (cleaves DNA at apurinic or apyrimidinic sites) gives MKLRVSHPWDVSPQEAERIQRDLAARVQSSPLPYPPQTIGGVDVSFPRPNVARAAVVVVRFPDLVPIAQATAEHLTEFPYIPGLLSFRETPAVLRALEQLTIWPDLLMCDAQGRAHPRRLGLASHLGVLLDHPTIGCAKSKLIGEYAELGDQRGAYTWLYDGEEVIGAVLRSREHVQPLFISVGHRVDLKGAIELTLACCTRYRLPEPTRLAHQVAAGESVVPPGAQLSLFS, from the coding sequence ATGAAACTTAGGGTTTCGCATCCTTGGGACGTCTCTCCGCAAGAGGCAGAGCGGATTCAGCGCGATTTGGCTGCCCGAGTGCAGTCTAGCCCCTTGCCCTATCCGCCCCAGACTATCGGCGGCGTGGATGTGAGCTTTCCTCGGCCCAACGTGGCGCGCGCGGCGGTGGTGGTCGTCCGCTTCCCTGATCTGGTGCCGATTGCCCAGGCGACGGCAGAGCATCTGACCGAATTCCCCTACATCCCGGGATTGCTCTCTTTCCGCGAGACGCCGGCAGTCCTGCGCGCCCTGGAGCAGTTGACAATTTGGCCTGATCTTTTGATGTGCGACGCACAGGGACGGGCTCATCCGCGTCGGCTGGGGCTGGCCTCGCATCTGGGTGTTCTACTGGATCACCCCACCATTGGTTGTGCCAAGTCTAAGCTGATCGGCGAGTACGCAGAGCTGGGAGACCAGCGCGGGGCTTACACCTGGCTCTACGATGGGGAAGAGGTTATTGGGGCCGTCCTTCGCTCACGTGAGCATGTGCAGCCGCTGTTCATTAGCGTGGGACATCGCGTAGATCTGAAAGGGGCTATTGAATTGACCCTTGCCTGTTGTACACGCTATCGCCTGCCCGAGCCTACTCGGCTTGCCCACCAGGTCGCTGCAGGGGAGTCGGTGGTCCCGCCTGGTGCTCAGCTTTCGCTCTTTAGCTGA
- a CDS encoding phosphoribosylaminoimidazolesuccinocarboxamide synthase has protein sequence MLSLVEIQAAIPYALPRVELPGLGPRIEGKVRDIYVVGDRRILITTDRVSAFDRVLGVIPFKGQVLNQLSAWWFEQTRDLVVNHMLDVPDPNVMIAREAQPLPVEVIVRGYITGVTSTSLWTLYSQGVKRPYGLDLPPGLRKNDPLPEPVITPTTKATGGAHDERLTSEEVVERGLVSPDLWAKIQEVALALFRRGQEVAQRAGLILVDTKYEFGLIDGKPALIDEIHTPDSSRFWVAESYEQVRGTDQEPENFDKEFLRMWFVQQGYRGDGEPPVMPPEFVAQVAQRYIAAYERLTGETFVPGRQPAVERIREALASLTISKSIR, from the coding sequence ATGTTGTCCCTTGTCGAGATTCAGGCAGCTATTCCATATGCCCTCCCGCGTGTAGAGCTACCCGGCTTGGGGCCACGGATTGAGGGCAAAGTGCGGGACATCTATGTGGTCGGCGATCGGCGGATCTTGATCACGACTGACCGCGTCTCGGCCTTCGACCGAGTGCTAGGGGTGATCCCTTTCAAAGGGCAGGTGCTCAACCAGCTCAGCGCCTGGTGGTTCGAGCAGACGCGAGATCTCGTCGTCAACCACATGCTGGACGTCCCCGATCCCAACGTGATGATCGCCCGTGAGGCTCAGCCGTTGCCAGTGGAGGTGATCGTGCGTGGGTACATCACCGGCGTCACATCCACCTCGCTGTGGACGCTGTACAGCCAAGGGGTGAAGCGGCCCTATGGGCTCGACCTGCCGCCTGGGCTGCGCAAGAACGACCCGCTGCCGGAGCCGGTGATCACGCCAACCACCAAGGCCACCGGCGGCGCGCACGACGAGCGGTTAACCTCAGAGGAGGTGGTTGAACGAGGGTTAGTGTCCCCTGACCTGTGGGCGAAGATTCAAGAGGTGGCGCTGGCCCTCTTCCGGCGCGGCCAGGAGGTGGCTCAAAGGGCTGGGTTGATCCTGGTGGACACGAAATACGAGTTTGGGCTCATTGACGGAAAGCCGGCGCTGATTGACGAGATCCACACCCCGGATTCCAGCCGCTTCTGGGTGGCGGAAAGCTACGAGCAGGTGCGCGGCACAGATCAAGAGCCGGAGAACTTCGACAAAGAGTTTCTGCGCATGTGGTTCGTCCAGCAGGGGTATCGCGGCGATGGAGAGCCGCCCGTCATGCCGCCGGAATTCGTCGCCCAGGTGGCGCAGCGTTACATTGCCGCCTATGAGCGGCTGACTGGAGAGACGTTTGTGCCGGGACGGCAACCCGCCGTGGAGCGCATTCGCGAGGCTTTGGCGAGCCTCACCATATCGAAATCGATCCGTTAG
- the obgE gene encoding GTPase ObgE yields the protein MFFDEARIYVKGGDGGNGCVSFRREKFVPFGGPNGGNGGNGGSVYLVADPSLNTLVHFRQQVHFRAERGAHGRGKEQHGRNGADLFVPVPLGTVVYDDATGELLADLVKPGQKVLVARGGRGGRGNAAFKSPTNQAPRIAERGEPGIERWLRLELKLIADVGIVGVPNAGKSTLLARVTAAKPKIADYPFTTLEPNLGVVQIGQRDFVLADIPGLIEGAHQGAGLGDRFLRHVERCRALIHLLNGLSPDPVGDWEAINQELELFNPKLADKPQLVAFNKMDLPEVRERWPAVRRALMARGVEDPLAISAATGDGVWALLQRTLTLLDRLSAEPTVVPEGEERVFRPAPEEPAFVIEREKGAWRVRGQKIERVVAMTNWDYYEAALRFQRILEAMGITRALEEAGVQEGDTVIIGDTELVWGQPEG from the coding sequence TTGTTCTTCGACGAGGCACGCATTTACGTCAAGGGAGGCGATGGCGGCAACGGCTGTGTCTCCTTTCGACGTGAGAAATTTGTCCCATTCGGAGGTCCCAACGGCGGCAACGGTGGGAATGGCGGCAGCGTCTATCTCGTTGCTGACCCGTCCTTGAACACGCTTGTCCACTTCCGACAGCAGGTACATTTCAGAGCGGAGAGGGGAGCACATGGCCGTGGCAAAGAGCAGCATGGCCGCAACGGAGCTGACCTGTTCGTGCCAGTGCCGTTAGGCACAGTGGTCTACGACGACGCTACCGGAGAGCTTCTAGCCGATCTGGTGAAGCCCGGCCAGAAAGTTCTAGTCGCACGAGGGGGGCGCGGCGGGCGTGGCAACGCAGCCTTTAAAAGCCCGACAAACCAAGCACCGCGCATCGCCGAACGTGGCGAGCCTGGCATAGAGCGATGGCTGCGCCTAGAGTTGAAACTAATCGCCGACGTAGGAATTGTGGGAGTACCGAACGCGGGGAAATCCACCTTGCTGGCCCGCGTGACTGCCGCCAAGCCCAAAATCGCCGACTATCCCTTTACCACGCTAGAGCCGAACTTGGGCGTCGTACAAATAGGCCAGCGCGACTTTGTGTTGGCGGATATCCCCGGTCTGATCGAAGGTGCTCACCAGGGCGCTGGCCTGGGCGATCGCTTCCTACGCCACGTCGAGCGGTGTCGTGCCCTTATTCACCTGTTGAATGGTCTCAGCCCAGACCCAGTGGGTGATTGGGAGGCCATCAACCAGGAACTAGAGCTATTCAACCCTAAGCTAGCGGACAAGCCTCAGTTAGTAGCTTTTAATAAGATGGATTTACCAGAGGTGAGAGAGCGATGGCCGGCTGTCCGCCGAGCTCTGATGGCGCGAGGAGTAGAAGATCCTTTGGCTATCTCGGCTGCTACCGGCGATGGGGTTTGGGCGTTGCTGCAGCGCACTTTAACCTTGCTTGATCGCCTGTCTGCAGAACCCACCGTTGTCCCTGAGGGTGAGGAGCGGGTCTTCCGCCCAGCCCCCGAAGAGCCTGCCTTCGTCATCGAGCGAGAGAAAGGCGCTTGGCGGGTGCGAGGGCAAAAGATCGAGCGAGTGGTGGCTATGACGAACTGGGATTATTACGAGGCTGCGCTCCGCTTCCAACGAATCCTAGAAGCGATGGGGATCACCCGGGCTCTGGAGGAAGCCGGCGTGCAGGAGGGCGACACGGTGATCATCGGGGACACGGAGCTCGTCTGGGGACAGCCGGAGGGCTGA
- the purM gene encoding phosphoribosylformylglycinamidine cyclo-ligase — protein MISGPLPAFRNPKSEIRNPITYREAGVDIEAAHQAVELMKEAVRATYGPEVLWGIGAFGGLFDASALKQMTSPVLVASTDGVGTKTKIAAALGRFDTIGHDIVNHCVNDILVQGARPLFFLDYIASGKLDPEMVASIVCGCAAACQAAGCALLGGETAEMPGVYAPGEFDLVGTIVGVVDRPNIVDGHTIVPGDAIIGLASSGLHTNGYSLARRVFEGWDLTAAVAELGRPLGEALLEPHRSYLAEVRQLWDAGIVIKGMAHITGGGLIDNPPRILPRGVAAYIRRGSWPIPPIFQLIQQLGRISEAEMARVFNLGIGLLLIVPADQADCALGILGEEAWIVGETISRGDGPAVRIE, from the coding sequence TTGATCAGTGGTCCACTGCCGGCATTCCGAAATCCGAAATCTGAAATCCGAAATCCAATCACCTATCGCGAGGCGGGTGTGGACATTGAGGCTGCCCATCAGGCTGTCGAGCTGATGAAGGAGGCCGTGCGTGCCACGTATGGGCCGGAGGTGCTCTGGGGCATCGGCGCATTCGGTGGGCTGTTCGACGCCTCCGCGCTAAAGCAGATGACATCGCCGGTGTTGGTTGCCTCGACAGACGGCGTGGGCACCAAGACCAAAATCGCTGCCGCCCTGGGCCGATTCGATACCATCGGCCACGACATCGTCAACCATTGCGTGAATGACATCCTAGTCCAGGGCGCTCGCCCGCTCTTTTTCCTCGACTATATCGCCTCCGGGAAGCTGGACCCAGAGATGGTCGCCTCGATCGTATGCGGTTGCGCGGCTGCCTGTCAGGCCGCGGGGTGTGCACTGCTAGGGGGCGAGACCGCGGAGATGCCGGGTGTCTACGCGCCGGGCGAGTTCGATCTGGTGGGCACCATCGTCGGCGTGGTGGACCGCCCTAACATTGTGGATGGGCATACCATCGTCCCCGGCGATGCTATCATCGGCCTGGCGTCGTCTGGGCTGCATACGAACGGCTACTCGCTGGCACGCCGCGTGTTCGAAGGATGGGACCTGACTGCAGCCGTCGCTGAGCTGGGCCGGCCTCTAGGTGAGGCGTTGCTAGAGCCTCACCGCTCATATCTGGCCGAGGTGCGCCAGCTATGGGATGCGGGGATCGTCATCAAGGGGATGGCGCACATCACTGGTGGTGGGCTGATAGATAACCCGCCGCGTATCCTGCCGCGAGGCGTGGCAGCTTACATCCGACGAGGAAGCTGGCCCATCCCGCCCATTTTCCAGTTGATTCAGCAGCTCGGACGGATTAGCGAGGCGGAGATGGCTCGCGTCTTCAATCTGGGCATAGGCCTGCTGCTCATCGTCCCAGCGGACCAAGCCGATTGCGCCTTGGGCATCCTGGGCGAGGAGGCCTGGATCGTAGGGGAGACGATCTCGCGCGGTGATGGTCCGGCGGTGCGGATCGAATAG